In Coregonus clupeaformis isolate EN_2021a unplaced genomic scaffold, ASM2061545v1 scaf1939, whole genome shotgun sequence, the genomic stretch tccaacaggacaacaaccctaagcacagagccaagacaacgctggagtggcttcgggacaagtttctgaatgtccttgagtggcccagccagagcccggacttgaaccctatcgaacatctctggagagacataaaaatagctttgcagcaatgctccccatccaacctggcagagcttgagaggatctgcagagaagaatgggagaaactcccgaaatacaggtgtgccaagcttatagtgtcatactcaagaagactcaatgctgtaaccgctgccaaaggtgctttaacaaagtactgagtaaagggtctgaattcttatgtaattgtgatattattatatatatattttttttataaattagcaaacatttctacaaacctgtttttgctctgtcattatgtggtaatgtgtgtagattggtgagggggggaaattatttaatcaattttagaacaacgctgtaacgtaacaaattgtgaaaaaagtcaaggggtctgaatactttcagaaggcactttatgtactgtatgaactgttGCAGGTAGCAGATTCTCCCCCTTTGTGTCTTTATATAATTAAATATCCccatgtgctgtgtgtgtgtgtgtgtgtccttgggtTTAATACCTTAAATATTGGCTCCTGTTTGCAATTAGTGGACTCGTTTTATGGTGTTTGCTAGAGCTGACTGTCTGCTTTTCATTTTACAGACAAACGTTGCAGGCTAACAAGTAATTAACTAGCTAACTTTAGCAAGTAGATTCCACTCAACACAATGTATAGTATACCTATTATAATTGATTTCCCAATTAATTTGATTATCAAGCTGCTGGATTTCCCCAAGTCATTTGGCGCTTACTGCTGAAgccggctagctagctaaacagactgctcTGCAGTCCATCGCAAACAGAAGGCTTGTAAAAGCCAATCACAACAGTGGACTGGCCGATGGCAGGAATTTGTTTGTTCTTCCATCACTCCAGTGAAAGTGACCAATCTAAGGTTTCTAGACACGCACCCACCTTTAAGCCCACCCCCATCAGCCTGAAATCCAAACCCAAAGGTGCTAAGACTTGAGTGAGAgcaatttgaaaaacaaatgagtgAAAACTTGACAATGACAATTGACTATTGCTGGTGGACAATTTAATGCATTCAAATAAAGTTTCTTTGCTTACAGTTCTATATGTACGGtttaagacataaaaaaaaaaatctgtggcAACGATGTTCTGCTTGCTCAAAGTCACAATTGCAAGCTCTCAAGTTGAATTTGCACTCTCGACTAGCCTGCGCACTTGCGGGACCCCATCCTCTGCTCACTCGACCACATTTCTTCTCTCTCGACTCAGTGTTTGCAATTATATTTCATCTTGCTCGCATGAGCCATCTTGTGCCTGTTCGACTTTTAATCGGATTTGACACCATAGAtgaccactcttcatattttcaagcatggtggtggctgcatcatgttatgggtatgtttgtcatcggcaaggactagggagtttttaggataaaaataaatggaacagcgctaagcacaggcaaaatgctgaacctggctcagtctgctttccaacagaaatTGGGAGAcagattcacctttcagcaggacaataacttaaaacacaaggccaaatatacactggagtttcttaccaagatgacattgaatgttcctgagtatcctaattacagttttgacttaaattgacttgaaaatctatggaagacttgaaaatagcaatgatcaacaacgaaCTTGACAGAATTTTTTTAATAGTAATGTTCAAATAatatacaatccaggtgtgtaaaggtcttagagacttacagctgtaatcgctgccaaaggtgattctaacatgtattgaatacttatgtaaattaaaaTATAGACCATCCTTTGGACAGAACATTAaaaacatctgctctttccatgagatagactgaccaggtgaatccaggtgaaagctatgattccttattgatgtcacttgttaaatccacttcaataagtgtagatgaaagggagacaggttaaagaagtattcttaagccttgagacaattgagaaatagattttgtatgtgtgcctttcagagggtgaatgggcaagacacaaaATGTAAGTGCTTTTGAactgggtgcaactcaataggtgttcttaatgttttgtacactcagtgtatattctacatgggaaactgttgtgtgaaaaaaccagcagcgttgcagttcttgacacacaccagtgcacctggcacctactaccatacccatttatttcaaaggcacttacattttgtgtcttgcccattcaccttctgaagtGTGCTACAAGTAGTCTATTCTTGGAATATTTATAAATCACTTTTCCAGAAGAGGGCAATAGATAAAGAAATAAGGGGCAATTTAACCTTGCAACAGTTTTGGAAGATTTTACTTTTAATTTTGTTGACTTCTGATATCGGGAAGTGTCCCTGTTGTGTAAGATTGTGTAACTAACGTCTCATATCAATGATTTTATGTGGATTACACTTTCTAAAAACTGCCCTTCTAATTTTCTGGAGGTTAAGTCCATATATGACAGGGTTTAACACAGGTGGTATAACAAGGAATTGTACAGCCATTGCATTACGCATATTTAGAGTAATATTTACCTTATTTATCCACCCTTGCAAAATGTCAAATAGAGTCACTGTGATGAAAATAACCATTGTCAATAAATGTGGTACACATGTCTGTGTGAACTTAATCCTTCCCTTAGCTGACTTTACACAAGACCTTACGATCTGACAGTAAGAAAATGCAATGAGAAGTATCTGTAAAAAATGAACCGCTATTAGACAATAGCTCCAAATCCGATTGATGGTAATGGGTAAACATGAATGGTTTACTATAGACATATTGTCACAGAAGAGTTTATCAATGCGAGATCCACACAAAGGAAGTCTGGCAGTTAAACTAACTGTTATGAGTGCTATAAATAAAGGATAACACCAAGAAAATAAGAGTAACTTTCTAACAGTTAAAGATGTCACAATGGTATGATATAGTAGTGGTCTACATATTGCCACATACCTGTCGTAAGACATCACTGTTAGGATAGAAATTTCACACATGACAGATGTGTATATTACATAGGCTTGAGTCAAACATCCACCATAAGATATCACCTGAACATCTGACTGAAGGTCCAGTAAGAACTTTGGGTAGAAACCAGCAGTTCCATACAATCCATTGACACATAGACTACACAGAAAGATATACATGGGCTCATGGAGACCTTTCTCCTGAATGATTGTTATGATCAGAGTCAGATTCACAGTGATGATGAGAAGGTATGTGATAAGAGACAAGATAAAATAGACCGATTTGTTGTTAAATGTCTCTTGTAAGCCAAAGAGATAAAAGAACTTGACTTGGGTTGAGTTCTCCATAGCTTTTGTTAGTTTTCTTCCTCTGGTCAATGCAGCAATTCTTAGTCCTTACAAGGCTTGAGTGTGTATGGATGTGATGAATTCAAGTGTGAATCATTTGATTCTGTGTAGGCTCAGAAACTTGTCTCCATGAAACGTCTTCTTGCTTGACAGAGGGATACAGCTCCAATAACTTGTCCTACTAGCCTCTAAATATATCATAGTGTTTGCTCACATGGGATTGTAGTTTCAGTGTCAACATGTAACCTCTCCATAGAGATGGATCTATATTGAGTTTATGACAAGCAACTCATTTGATTCTATTTACTCTATGGGATTGTAGTATTAACCCAGCAAACAGGGAACGTCGTAAGGACATTCGGCGATATTCCCATTAGGTCCCTTTaaggcagcgtttcccaaactcggtcctggggaccccaaggggtgtttttttttttgccctagcactacatagctgattaaaataatcatataataaataatgtaagttgctctggataagagcgtctgctaaatgaataaattgtaaaaaaaaattatgtaatggTTATAAGGTGGGCTTACCTTTGTCACATTTACATCAGTTCATCCACTGTTGTCAATCGATCCAGACAGTTTTTCATTTCTTGATTTGTTATATACTTAGATACAGCAGCCTCTGGCAAAACTGTCAATTTAAGTAAGGAATTCAAAGTAATGAgcttctgttttttttatttaaataataacaatacaaatgtattacatttgtaaagtgcttttcattgtaaaataataatctcaaagtgcataAAATGAAAGATAAACAAAAAAAAGACTACAAAATATATATAACCAAATCATGAAAACAACAATCAAAGTCTAGGAGGATGGGAAGGCTCATAGAGCTGAGTCTTAAGGCCTGTTTTAAAGGCCCCAACAGTCTGAACAGCCCTGATATTGTCAGAAAGGGAGTTCCAAAGGCGTGGTGCGTGGGAGCAAAAGAAACAACCCTCTATTGTGTGTATCCAGGTCCTGGCTACATGGAGCAGTTTGGCGTGGCTTAAATTTAGGATGTGTGGAGGTTCATGGGGGGATAGTAGGTCTGACGGATAGGCAGGTCCGATGCCATTTAAGGCTTTGTAGATGAGGAGGAGAATTTTAAAGTCAATTCTTTGAGGGACAAGTAACCAATGAATATCAGCAAGTGAATAAAAGGTAAatgacaatatgttacaaattagcaAATTATTTACGTCTGATTTTCACCATCCTTACCCCCATTAATTATTGTTACTATAAGTATCAAAActggacattttccacattttgttgtgttacagcctgaatttaaaattgattaaattgagattttgtgtcactggcctatacacaataacccataatgtcaaagtggaattatgtttttagaaatgtttacaaattaatgaaaaatgaaaagctggaatgtcttgagtcaataagtattcaaccactttgttatatCAAgcctaaatttacattttagtcatttagcagacgacttacagatagtgagcgcatacatttttcatactggccccccgtgggaatcaaacccacaaccctgacgttgcaagctccatgctctaccaacagagctacaggaggcctaaataagttaaggagtaaacgtgcttaacaagtcacataataagttgcatggtgtCACTCTTTGTGCAACAATTgtgtttttgaatgactacctcatctctgtaccccacacatacaattatatgtaagttCCTTTAGCCGAGTAGTGaacttcaaacacagattcaaccacaaagaccagggaggttttacaatgccTCACACAAAGAAGTAGATGgtaaatgggtaaaaaaaaaagcaaacattgaatatccctctgatcatggtgaagttattaattacattttggatggagtatcaatacactcagtcactacaaagatacaggcgtccttcctaactcagttgccggagaggaaggaaaccgctcagggatttcaccatgaggccaatggtgactttaaatcagttacagctcagctggtagagctcggcgcttataacgccaaggtagtgggttcgatccccgggaccacccatacacaaaaaatttatgcacgcatgactgtaagtcgctttggataaaagcgtctgctaaatggcttattattattatattatattattattattatttaatggctgtgataggagatacactatatatacaaaagtatgtggacacttagtggattcggcaatttcagccacacccattgctgacaggtgtataaaatcgagcacacagacatgcaatctccatagacaaacattggcagtagaatggccttactgaagagcttagtgactttcaacgtgtcacCGTCATagtatgccacctttccaaaaagtcagttaGTCTAATTTCTACCTTGCTacagctgccccagtcaactgtaagtgctgttattgtgaagtggaaacgtctaggagcaacatcggctcagccgcgaagtggtaggacacacaagctcacagaacgggaccacagagtgctgaagcacgtaaaaatcgtcagTCCTCGgtggcaacactcactaccgagttccaaactgcctctggaagcaacgtcagcacaagaacttaTCCCAGGTGCTTCCTAGTAGTTGTTGTTCTTTAGTAATTGATTTAGCTCatgctttctttcttttctcttctcttttttTGTTGCTCCTGGAGGGAGTATTTTGGTTAAGTATGTGGACGATTTGTTGGTTTGCTCACAATCAGAGGATATATGTCACTGGGACACTTGGGCATTTTTGATTATTTGGGGGAAGAAAATTGTCATAAAGTTTCCCCCAGTAAAATGCTATTATGCCAGAGCTCCTTTAAATATTTGGGTCATGACATTACTTCTGAGGGTCGCACCCTCTCCAAAGATAGATTAGAGGCAATTAAAGCTTTGCCTAAACCTGCTATGCCCTCTCCAAAGATAGATAAGTGGCAATGAATTAGTTCAACCGCTGCAGGATTGTATTTATGGGAGAAAGATGGAGGCGAGTGAAGTTGAGATCAGTAGTGGCTGCTACTGAGGCTGTTTTGGCAAGTTCTGATATTGTGGCAATGTCTCCTCTAACGGTACATGTGCCCCATGCTGTGCACGCAATTATTACACAGGCAAGAACAGCTCTTTTGATGCCTGCGAAACTGCTAGACTATCAGAACATTCTGTTGACAATGTCCCATGTTACTCTGAAACTATGTACAATTCTTAACCCTTCAACTCTTCTCCCTACAGCAGATGCCGGTGAAGACCATGATTGTGATTTAGCTATTGAAGTTAGCTGTAGCCCTAGGGTGGACTTGAGAGACACCCCGTTAGACAATCCAGACTTTGAGTTTTTTGTAGATGAGTCTACAAAGAGAAATCGAAAAGGGCCCTCACACTTATTTACATAGGTGGCAGAACTATTTGGCATGAATAGAGCTTGTATTTTGGGGAAGGACAACTCTGTTAACATTTACACTGATAGTAGATATGTGTTTGGTGTTGTGCATGATTTTggaacattgtggaataatagagGGTTTTTGCCCTCGTCTAGAAAACAGATTGCACACAGTGATCTTGTTTCATCTTTCTTAAAGGCTGTCCAGCTGCCCTCCTCTATTTCTATAATCAAGTGTCAGGCACATTCTTCCTCTAACAACAACATTTCTCTGGGGAACGCCAAGGCTGACTGCGCAGCTAAATTGGCTGCTTCATCTTCTATCAAGACCATGTGTCAAAAGGAAggatttgtatatatatatatttttttatttaacctttatttaaccaggtaagccagttgagaacaagttctcatttacaactgcgacctggccaagataaagcaaagcagtgcaataaaaacaacaacacagagttacatatgaggtaaacaaaacataaagtcaaaaatacaacagaaaatatatatacagtgtgtgcgaatgtagtaagttatggaggtaaggcaataaataggccatagtgcaaaatagttataATTTcgaattaacactggaatgatagatgtgcaaaagatgatgtgcacaTAGAGATACTgcggtgcaaattagcaaaataaataacaatatggggatgaggtagttgggtgggctaattacagaatggctgtgtacaggtgcagtgatcggtaagctgctctgacaactgacgcttaaagttagtgagggagataagagtctccagcttcagagatttttgcagttcgttccagtcattggaagcagagaactggaaggaatggcggccaaaggaggtgttggctttggggatgaccagtgagatatacctgctggagcgcagactacgggtgggtgttactatggtgaccagtgagctaagataagacggggatttgcctagcagtgatttatggatgacctggagccagtgggtttggcgacgaatatgtagtgagggccagccaacaagagtgtacaggtcataatggtgggtagtatatggggatttggtgacaaaacggatggcactgtgatagactacatacaatttgctgagtagagtgatggaggctgttttgtaaatgacatcgccaaagtcaaggatcggtaggatagtcagttttacgagggcatgtttggcagcatgagtgaaggaggctttgttgcgaaataggaagctgattctagatctaacttttgattggggatgcttaatgtgagtctggaaggagagtttacagtctaaccagacacctaggtatttgtagttgtccacatactctagttCAGACCCACCAAGAtaagtgattctagtcgggtgggcaggtgcaagcagcgttcggttgaagagcatgcatttagttttactagtgtttaagagcagttggagtccATGGAAGGAGTGTtatatggcgttgaagctcgtttggaggtttgttaacacagtgtccaatgaagggccagatgtacacAAA encodes the following:
- the LOC121562721 gene encoding olfactory receptor 6N1-like, whose protein sequence is MENSTQVKFFYLFGLQETFNNKSVYFILSLITYLLIITVNLTLIITIIQEKGLHEPMYIFLCSLCVNGLYGTAGFYPKFLLDLQSDVQVISYGGCLTQAYVIYTSVMCEISILTVMSYDRYVAICRPLLYHTIVTSLTVRKLLLFSWCYPLFIALITVSLTARLPLCGSRIDKLFCDNMSIVNHSCLPITINRIWSYCLIAVHFLQILLIAFSYCQIVRSCVKSAKGRIKFTQTCVPHLLTMVIFITVTLFDILQGWINKVNITLNMRNAMAVQFLVIPPVLNPVIYGLNLQKIRRAVFRKCNPHKIIDMRR